The Fervidobacterium pennivorans DNA segment TTCAAATACTTTCTTTTTTCTTTACATTCAATCAACTTTTTAGACCTTTCAACGCTTTTGCTTTGCTGTCGAACCACTTCATTTTTCACCTTATCTTTGTTCATCCTTTAAAACGCATAGGCTTGATTTCTCAAGGCTCATATCCATCGCATCAATATGTTGTTAAATCTGGTGGAGCCGATGGAATTCGAATCCATGGCCTTTATCGTGCGCTGTATAATTAATAATGTATGCGAAGACATACTCCTTCATCTAATGTGGGAGGAAACAGAGGGAAAAACTTTGGTTTTTTAATCACACTTTTGGTAGCATTTATTGTCGTATTGATTATTAGCAGTGTTTTTTGTGAACTCAAAATCAATTTGCAGAAAGATGTTCACTTCGAAGATACCGTTGCGTATGTTGAAAAAGCCTCCCTGTCACAAAGACCATTTACGATAACAAAAGGTGCCTTGCAAATATGCTACCAAGATTACGAGATTGCCCCTTACTTAACTGGTATGCCAATCTTCGAAATTCCATTTTGAAAACTTGAAACCTGTTTGAGATATAAATTTCATTAGTGCTCATATTGTTACTTAGTATATCTATCATGATTACCATGACACAATTTAGTATGCCAATAGCAAGTAACGGCGCTTAACCACACTGTATATATCTTGACTACTTTATTATGCCTGACAAATGTACTTTTCTTATATATTATTTTCTTAGTCAGAACTGTGTAATTTCTACCATAGATATAACATAGCTATACCTAAGTTATATGGTCTTCCCTTATTCTTAGGCTCTTAAATTCACATTTCGTCAGTATTTATCTTACAGACAAATAAGAAAACAGAGTACGGTCTTACAGTCGTCTATTATCGTATTAAATACTATCCTTCGCACCGCACTTCTCAATTGTTTGTATGCTAATCACATAACATACCGCGCAACAAATAGTATAAATAAAAGTTTTTGAACGCCACCCTTGTAAAATGCCCTATAACACATTCAAAAACGAGAAGATATATTAAGAATTATCGGCTGTCATGAAATGCTTTATAGGTCAAATAAAAAGGATG contains these protein-coding regions:
- a CDS encoding RsiV family protein, translated to MRRHTPSSNVGGNRGKNFGFLITLLVAFIVVLIISSVFCELKINLQKDVHFEDTVAYVEKASLSQRPFTITKGALQICYQDYEIAPYLTGMPIFEIPF